The nucleotide window TGATTTCCAGTTGGTTATCTATAACAAAAACGACAATTCTAATCAGTTTCCGTCTTTCGCAGAATTTAAAAACATATTTCGAAGACTTGATTATAAATTTGAATTTCTAGAAGAGATTAAGATcgatgatgatgaaacTACTTGGGGTAACTTTACTTATACTAATGGTGTCCCGACAAATGAATATTTAAAACCACGTAAGATTACCGGACGTCAACGAAAACCCGGATTCAATGATGAAAAGCGTAAAAAAACTAAGACGTATCCTATTCACGTCCAAAAGATCATTCGACTCAAGGAAGGATTCCGTAGCTTTATCTTGGCTGTTATAGATGATGGATTGATAAGCTTTGTAAGAATTGCCGAATCAGATTTCGGATCGACTAGTGTATGGCATGATCCATCCAAAGTTTCTTCAAGAAAAGGTCGCGTAGAAAGAGTGAAAAAAACAAAACCATGTAATTGAAAACCACTTACTATATGTATAGTTGTAACACTTCTATTTACTGAACTTCGAATACATATTTTCACTGAAAACAGAAGGTGCATTATAAAACGCAGTAGGGTTATCCGGATTATCTGTAAAATGTGGAGGCAATTTTTCCGGTAAAATAGGTTTAGGAGCACCATCAGTCTCTAGCCCATTGTTAGTTGTGTCGTCATTCATATTATTAGGATTAGGATTTGTATTAGACATGAATTGAGGTCTCTCCGGGATTTTTGGAGGTGGCAATGGAGCTGAATTTAAAAGTGCACCTGGCAACTCTGGAATGGCAGGTGTTGGTCCCAAGTCCAACTGTTTACTTTCTGACAAAGTCAAATTGTGCATATTGTTTTCTACAGAGGTAACAAAATCGGTAGCAGGTTGAGTAGATTGTTGTTCACCAGCTACATTGGTACCAGACTGTACCAATTTGCTCGACATTTCATATAGCTGATCGTAAAAACACAGACCTTTTGGCAAATCTCTCTGAAATACTGCAAATGCTACAATTGCCTTCTGCAGTCTTTCATAGAATTCATTTCTTTGCTCTTCCTTTATCCTCTCTCCCGATGGCTTATTCTGTATATCAGTTAGCTTAAAAATTGTATCCAATCCGACCTTTATGTCATTTATGATATTCTTCTGTTTGAAAATAGTAGCTTTAATCCGATTAATAAATGGGTTAAACTTCTCTAATTCGTTCTTGAACAGTTCTTCCATCTCTGAGTCGCTCTTATCATGGTTAAGAATTAAAATCTTCGTTATATCATCTTGCTTCATCCACTCCTTTAGTTCTTCCAGACTTCTGCTCCTTTCCTCTCTTAAAAGACTGAAGTTTTCGTAATGCTCAGAGATTTGTTTAAGTCTTTCTTTGATTTGGTCGTTTTTGGAATCATCTATATCAAGTAGATTTGGTTGTTCTTGAACCCCAAAACTATTAAAATTACTCCATAATAAAGATGGATTCTGTAGTAATTTGATTTCTTCGATACATGACTTTACAGGCAAAAACAGCTTTTCATCTGCCTTCGAAGCCTGCACCAGCGATGATTTTATCTTTACCACATCATCCATATTAGCGGGGGAAGCTTGAGACAACAGTTTTATAATATCATTTCGTTTCTGCAAGATTATTTTATTTTGTTTCGAAATATCACTTAGTTTACTACTTCGGACTGTTGTTGACCAATCTTGTATTTGCTGTTTCATCATTGTTACCTGTGGATCTTCACTCAAGCTGCGGTTCGCCAACCTCATTTTTAAATCTGTAATTAGTTTTGGTAAATTTGTGAATTCTATGAATGACCTATATTCCCATTCTGCTGCCTCTAGGTCCTCCATTTCTTTCCTGAGTAAGTCCGACTTCTTTTCAGAGTAAATGCTTTCCTTCTCATATATTTCGACTGGGACTATACCCTTGAAGATTTCATTTGAGGCGTCGGAAGTGGCATCCATATATGGTTTCAATATTTGATGGAAAGGCACTAGCTTGATAGCATCCATAGGCTTAATTACATCTAAATTAACATCAGCAGGTACAACCTCATGATATATGTAGTCATTATCTTTCTGAAGGGATTTAAGTTTGTCTTCAATTGTAAATTTAATACCTTCAAAGTTTATTTCTTCATTGCCAGCCATTTTAGAATACGAAGCATTCCAAATAGAGACGGACGCTTTCTTCATAAATGCCAATGCGACACCAATTTTACCTGTTTGCTCTGCAGCAAGTGCATAATTATAAGCTGCAAGCGCTTCGTAAAGTGAAAACTTAAATGCTACAGTCGTATCCCAGCCTATACCACCGTAAAGCACTGCGTAAGGATCGTCCTTAGAAATGTCTACATAGAAATTAGTGCAACTCTCATATAGTTGGGAGCATGTATACGCCAATTTGCTGATTAGTGATGCACGCTTAGATGGATTTTCACCATTGATTAGCCGTAGTAAAAACAATTCCTGTGCTTCAGCATGTAGCAAAGTGCCCAAAAACTTCGTAGTACCTGCCTGAAGATCGACTGAAGGAGAATTTAAAAATGTTTCACTCATATACGTGAAACAGGATGCCGCCTTCGTCAATAGCTGAATACTTTCCTTGTCGTCCGAATACATCTTTTCCTTCGCAAGTCGGGCAAAAATAACACCAATATTAAATAGAATACTAGATTTCTCAAATACCAACGTCTGCTGTGTATATTTCTGTGTCCCATTATACTCATACTCAACATCATACCATGTAAATTCTAGCTTCAAATGACTAGGTTGCTTACGAATCCGAAGATACATCTGTTCCAAATATGCATAGTACTTAAGATTCTGCTCCAACATAGCCTCACCTGCCAGATCTGAATTTGCATTAATCCGTAGATTATCTAGCTCTTTATTTTTTGGTGCATTATAAAATTGTGTCCATTGGGGACCATAACTCCGTTTTAGATAAGATGACAACACTTTAGACCATATGAACGGCTCAGTATCTTTTACTTTAAGGGATAATAGAACAGTTTTCATCACATAAACCCATGCAAACTTTTTTAAACCAACAAATCCACCCTTTTACTTAGTATTAGAGGTGTTAATTGTAGTGATCCAGGTGGCGACTACCCCTCAACATAAAGCGATATCAAACCGTTAATAGTGATATAATTTCAAGATTTTTCAGAATGTACGAAATCTCATCTTAACGatggatgatgatgacCTTAACACCTAAACGGTGAATTTTAGAAGCTCTATAACGCACAAAATGCTGGCTACTACTATGCTAAGAAGACCATTACTGTATTCACAGAGGAGATTTTTAAATGTATCAAAAGTTTTGGCTAACCAGGCTGCACCTGACCCAAAAAGATCACCTTTTAATATTCGTCATTTAGGTGTTGCATCCGAAATGTATATACCTACATCTTATAAAAACTTACCAAGTGTATTTTCATCGCCTATAATTGTTTTAAAATCATTGATTAGAAGGGTTTACACATTCGGTGTGAACACTGCGCAAGTTTCCCTTTTTAGAGTGAAGTCGGGGATCAAACCAAATTTCCTTCTATGGAAGAACAAGGCTATCGAATGCTATGTGAGAATCAATGAGGCATTTGTTGAAAAACGGATTAGAGATATTGAGCCAGATGTTACAATATGGGTTCAGGAAGCGTTAGAAACCAGAGTTAAACAATTTCCCAAGAACTTACTTTTGACTTGGAAATTAGTCAAATTTAATGAGGTTCCTAAGTTGATGAATGTGGTTGCTGTTATGATTCCAGGACATCCTTTAGAAATGATTCAATTGACATACAAGTTCGACACGAAACAGCGGCTAATTAAGTACAACATGAATACTCAGTCTGCCGAAAAACTTGATAAAGATGTCGTGGAATACCTAACCTTTGTATGTGATGCTACCACAAACGAAGTTCTACTGTCAGGTTCTGTCTTTGAAAGTGCACCTGATGCTAAGTTACCTACTAGATCATTAAACCAGGAAGAAAATGTGCggatgatgaagatttgTGGTGATATATACAGAAATTCTTCATGAACACTGAAAGACAGTTAATACTGTATGTGTTCTTCAAACTCATGTAAATATTGAAAACTGGACTTATTTATAATATATTGTTCAATACTTAGAGGTGATACATTTTTTTGGATCATTCATAAGTTTTCCATAACGTTAACATAACCTCTACCAGGCTTTTTCTTCCTTTTTGACACGGCCGTACTTGGGCCAGATGTGAGTGATATCAAGTCGTCTAAGCCGTTTGCATTTTTACCGGATAAGCTTACATTTGATAGAATTCGTTGCTTAGAAGGAGGTAACGGCGACGGAGCTGGGGATGGGCTAGTTAGATTCATTGCTTCACCGGTAAGTGGATTTATGGGAGCAATTGCGCCTTGGGTACGAACAGCAGGACCTCCAACAACCGAACCCGAACGTGGCTTGATCTCTGGGGTGTTATTAATCTTTTTCTTTACAACAGGCAATGGGGGTGGAGGAGTAACCACTTTAACTTTTTCCTCCTGGCTAGCATCCTTGTTAACCCACCTTTTGAGGTTTTCATCATAGTAGAAGTTGTTCTTTTGGCCTAGTTTTGCCTTGATGGGTTTCTTTTCATTAGGATCTTTCTTCAACCATCCAAACCAACGACTGCCAGTCTTAGATTGGTCACTTTTAGTGGACTTGATAGTGTCTGCATCTTTTGCAGTATCTTTCTTTGTAACTTCCTTCTCTTCTATTGtgtcttcttctgcttcaTGTTTCTTGTATTCATCACTAttctcctcttcttcatcatcagaCTCATCTTCAACCACATCGTCATAGTATTGTTCACTCATTCTAGGCGTATATGGATTGAAGTTTGGATTAGATGATGCCCTAATGACAGGAACTCTATCAGATCTAAAACTATCCTCCTCATTATGTGGGATGTCTTTAATTGGCTCGAATCTGGAGGTCCGAGGGATAGGATGGGCTAAGACAGGAGAAGAAGATGCATGCCGAGGAGCAGGTTCAGTGCTGTGGGAACGGAAAGCCTCTCCGTACCTAGGAACAGTGGATTGGTAAATGTTCTTGGATTCGGAGGTCTGATCCCATTGCCGATCTTCCATTGATGATGCTTTGGCTGGTAAAGTTTCAGCAGAAATAACCTTTGGCATGTATGGGTTAACAAAAGTTTTCTTAGGCTGAACATTGACCGGTGAAAATGGCGACTTAAGAGGAACATTAGTAGGCTTGCCAACTTGAGCATAGCGGTTTGGTGACTTGGGAGAGACAGGCTGTTCAAAGTTATGATCACTTGAAAGGTTTTCCAAAACTTCAGACTTTAATTCTTCCTTAACCTCAAGAGTTGCTTTAGTTGCAGTAGCAACGTCAACTTCAGTACTTTCGCCTTGATCATCGATACTATGAGAATACTTTTTTAGAGTTGCTTCAGGCTCATGATCATTATTATTGGTAGACGACTGCCCATCGGTACTAGCGTCAAAGTTATGGCTAATACCATCATCAATACTATGTTCTATAACTGATACCTGAGATTCACTAAAAGAAGCCTGTTCTTCATttttatcatcattatTGAGCACAGATGTCATATATGGGAGGGAGGTCGTTTCTGTTGTAGAGGAATACTcatattttgaagttcTCACGGATTGACCCATATATTCGTCTGTAGACGACATTTCCGAAATTTTTGAATATTGCATTGATTCAGTAGCAGTGATTCCAGGTATACTATCATCTGGTGGAGAGTAATTCTTTTTTGGCCTTCTATCACGAGGTGAACTTGTTACACTGGATAGTTTCTTTGGAGGAACAGGGATTTCAGGCGAAAAAGTCGTCTTTTTTGGCGCCGGAGAAGACATGTTTAATGGAGTACTGTTTACTATTGGAGATCTCTTTTCCTTTTGGCTTGCAGAAGAAGTAGTAGAAGGTGGGAAAAAATCCATTGATTCATTACCTTGCTTGGACAATAACTTAGTTGATGAACCAGCGCCGATGGCGGCTGAACCTGAGAAATTACCCGCAGAGGTCATGGGTTGAGCTGGAGTCCCATACAATTGACTGACTGGTATGGTACTTCCAGCCGTGGGAGAATACTTATTCTTTGATTTCTTTTGGTGGGCAGAAAAAATGGGAGGAGGAGTAGATG belongs to Eremothecium sinecaudum strain ATCC 58844 chromosome IV, complete sequence and includes:
- the BRO1 gene encoding Bro1p (Syntenic homolog of Ashbya gossypii AGR204W; Syntenic homolog of Saccharomyces cerevisiae YPL084W (BRO1)), with translation MKTVLLSLKVKDTEPFIWSKVLSSYLKRSYGPQWTQFYNAPKNKELDNLRINANSDLAGEAMLEQNLKYYAYLEQMYLRIRKQPSHLKLEFTWYDVEYEYNGTQKYTQQTLVFEKSSILFNIGVIFARLAKEKMYSDDKESIQLLTKAASCFTYMSETFLNSPSVDLQAGTTKFLGTLLHAEAQELFLLRLINGENPSKRASLISKLAYTCSQLYESCTNFYVDISKDDPYAVLYGGIGWDTTVAFKFSLYEALAAYNYALAAEQTGKIGVALAFMKKASVSIWNASYSKMAGNEEINFEGIKFTIEDKLKSLQKDNDYIYHEVVPADVNLDVIKPMDAIKLVPFHQILKPYMDATSDASNEIFKGIVPVEIYEKESIYSEKKSDLLRKEMEDLEAAEWEYRSFIEFTNLPKLITDLKMRLANRSLSEDPQVTMMKQQIQDWSTTVRSSKLSDISKQNKIILQKRNDIIKLLSQASPANMDDVVKIKSSLVQASKADEKLFLPVKSCIEEIKLLQNPSLLWSNFNSFGVQEQPNLLDIDDSKNDQIKERLKQISEHYENFSLLREERSRSLEELKEWMKQDDITKILILNHDKSDSEMEELFKNELEKFNPFINRIKATIFKQKNIINDIKVGLDTIFKLTDIQNKPSGERIKEEQRNEFYERLQKAIVAFAVFQRDLPKGLCFYDQLYEMSSKLVQSGTNVAGEQQSTQPATDFVTSVENNMHNLTLSESKQLDLGPTPAIPELPGALLNSAPLPPPKIPERPQFMSNTNPNPNNMNDDTTNNGLETDGAPKPILPEKLPPHFTDNPDNPTAFYNAPSVFSENMYSKFSK
- the MBA1 gene encoding Mba1p (Syntenic homolog of Ashbya gossypii AGR203C; Syntenic homolog of Saccharomyces cerevisiae YBR185C (MBA1)) yields the protein MLATTMLRRPLLYSQRRFLNVSKVLANQAAPDPKRSPFNIRHLGVASEMYIPTSYKNLPSVFSSPIIVLKSLIRRVYTFGVNTAQVSLFRVKSGIKPNFLLWKNKAIECYVRINEAFVEKRIRDIEPDVTIWVQEALETRVKQFPKNLLLTWKLVKFNEVPKLMNVVAVMIPGHPLEMIQLTYKFDTKQRLIKYNMNTQSAEKLDKDVVEYLTFVCDATTNEVLLSGSVFESAPDAKLPTRSLNQEENVRMMKICGDIYRNSS